Proteins found in one Lycium ferocissimum isolate CSIRO_LF1 chromosome 6, AGI_CSIRO_Lferr_CH_V1, whole genome shotgun sequence genomic segment:
- the LOC132059194 gene encoding uncharacterized protein LOC132059194 isoform X2 produces the protein MEGNVCISREQLKLLLHLLVPLCIYWTAEEMSVPVIADISTNALCPGKSTCSEAIYINGLQQMVVGICKMVVIPVLGQLADEYGRKPLLLLIVSTAIFPSAILAIDDSKGFVYAYYVLRIISHIMSQGSIFCISAAYAADILDGSSRAAAFGWMHGILSLSHVLGNLLARLLPGTYIFEVSVALLIIAPMYMIFFLTETVKPTPNLNQHSRWSSKVYKIIQDRHSSMRYALHVVTSSSTLKCICLVSFFYDMGMSGISSVLMYYLKSAFDFNKNQFSEILVMVGVGSIITQMLVFPIVNPLVGERVVLRIALLASITYALLYGLAWASWVPYFGALFRMVYILERPSTNAIVSKASSPNDQGKTQGLVAGAEAIGSFLAPLVMSPLTSMHLSTAKASA, from the exons atggaggggAATGTGTGTATAAGCAGAGAGCAGTTGAAACTACTTTTGCACTTACTAGTACCACTATGTATTTATTGGACTGCTGAAGAGATGTCTGTTCCTGTTATTGCTGATATCTCCACTAATGCTCTTTGTCCTGGAAAATCCACTTGCTCTGAAGCTATTTACATCAATGGTCTTCAGCAAATG GTGGttggaatttgcaaaatggttGTCATTCCGGTTCTTGGTCAACTTGCTGATGAGTATGGGCGTAAACCTTTACTCCTTTTAATCGTATCTACCGCTATTTTTCCCAGTG CTATATTGGCTATAGATGATTCAAAAGGATTTGTCTATGCTTATTATGTGCTGCGGATAATTTCTCATATCATGAGTCAAGGAAGTATTTTCTGCATTTCTGCTGCTTATGCA GCAGATATTCTTGATGGTAGTAGCAGGGCTGCAGCTTTCGGGTGGATGCACGGAattttatctttatctcatgttttgGGGAACCTTCTTGCCCGTTTACTTCCTGGAACCTACATATTCGAG GTTTCGGTGGCACTCTTGATCATTGCTCCGATGTACATGATATTTTTTCTTACCGAGACAGTTAAGCCAACTCCAAACCTTAACCAACATTCACGTTGGTCAAGCAAGGTGTACAAAATTATTCAGGATCGACATAGCTCAATGAGATACGCATTACACGTGGTAACAAGCAG TTCAACTCTCAAGTGCATTTGTCTTGTTTCGTTCTTCTATGACATGGGAATGTCTGGTATCAGCAGTGTGTTAATG TACTATCTGAAGTCAGCTTTTGATTTCAACAAGAACCAATTCTCAGAAATTCTAGTGATGGTGGGAGTAGGTTCAATAATCACTCAG ATGCTGGTTTTTCCTATTGTCAACCCATTAGTTGGAGAAAGAGTGGTACTCAGAATAGCCTTGCTAGCATCAATCACATAT GCATTGCTCTACGGCTTGGCATGGGCATCGTGG GTGCCTTACTTTGGTGCTTTATTTCGGATGGTTTATATCCTTGAGCGCCCTTCT ACTAATGCGATTGTATCTAAAGCATCAAGCCCAAACGATCAG GGAAAAACTCAAGGACTAGTTGCTGGAGCGGAAGCGATTGGAAGTTTTTTAGCCCCTCTTGTAATGAGTCCGTTGACCT CAATGCACCTTTCAACTGCAAAGGCTTCAGCTTGA
- the LOC132059194 gene encoding uncharacterized protein LOC132059194 isoform X3 codes for MEGNVCISREQLKLLLHLLVPLCIYWTAEEMSVPVIADISTNALCPGKSTCSEAIYINGLQQMVVGICKMVVIPVLGQLADEYGRKPLLLLIVSTAIFPSAILAIDDSKGFVYAYYVLRIISHIMSQGSIFCISAAYAADILDGSSRAAAFGWMHGILSLSHVLGNLLARLLPGTYIFEVSVALLIIAPMYMIFFLTETVKPTPNLNQHSRWSSKVYKIIQDRHSSMRYALHVVTSSSTLKCICLVSFFYDMGMSGISSVLMYYLKSAFDFNKNQFSEILVMVGVGSIITQMLVFPIVNPLVGERVVLRIALLASITYALLYGLAWASWVPYFGALFRMVYILERPSTNAIVSKASSPNDQVGGQ; via the exons atggaggggAATGTGTGTATAAGCAGAGAGCAGTTGAAACTACTTTTGCACTTACTAGTACCACTATGTATTTATTGGACTGCTGAAGAGATGTCTGTTCCTGTTATTGCTGATATCTCCACTAATGCTCTTTGTCCTGGAAAATCCACTTGCTCTGAAGCTATTTACATCAATGGTCTTCAGCAAATG GTGGttggaatttgcaaaatggttGTCATTCCGGTTCTTGGTCAACTTGCTGATGAGTATGGGCGTAAACCTTTACTCCTTTTAATCGTATCTACCGCTATTTTTCCCAGTG CTATATTGGCTATAGATGATTCAAAAGGATTTGTCTATGCTTATTATGTGCTGCGGATAATTTCTCATATCATGAGTCAAGGAAGTATTTTCTGCATTTCTGCTGCTTATGCA GCAGATATTCTTGATGGTAGTAGCAGGGCTGCAGCTTTCGGGTGGATGCACGGAattttatctttatctcatgttttgGGGAACCTTCTTGCCCGTTTACTTCCTGGAACCTACATATTCGAG GTTTCGGTGGCACTCTTGATCATTGCTCCGATGTACATGATATTTTTTCTTACCGAGACAGTTAAGCCAACTCCAAACCTTAACCAACATTCACGTTGGTCAAGCAAGGTGTACAAAATTATTCAGGATCGACATAGCTCAATGAGATACGCATTACACGTGGTAACAAGCAG TTCAACTCTCAAGTGCATTTGTCTTGTTTCGTTCTTCTATGACATGGGAATGTCTGGTATCAGCAGTGTGTTAATG TACTATCTGAAGTCAGCTTTTGATTTCAACAAGAACCAATTCTCAGAAATTCTAGTGATGGTGGGAGTAGGTTCAATAATCACTCAG ATGCTGGTTTTTCCTATTGTCAACCCATTAGTTGGAGAAAGAGTGGTACTCAGAATAGCCTTGCTAGCATCAATCACATAT GCATTGCTCTACGGCTTGGCATGGGCATCGTGG GTGCCTTACTTTGGTGCTTTATTTCGGATGGTTTATATCCTTGAGCGCCCTTCT ACTAATGCGATTGTATCTAAAGCATCAAGCCCAAACGATCAGGTTGGTGGACAATAA
- the LOC132059194 gene encoding uncharacterized protein LOC132059194 isoform X1, whose translation MEGNVCISREQLKLLLHLLVPLCIYWTAEEMSVPVIADISTNALCPGKSTCSEAIYINGLQQMVVGICKMVVIPVLGQLADEYGRKPLLLLIVSTAIFPSAILAIDDSKGFVYAYYVLRIISHIMSQGSIFCISAAYAADILDGSSRAAAFGWMHGILSLSHVLGNLLARLLPGTYIFEVSVALLIIAPMYMIFFLTETVKPTPNLNQHSRWSSKVYKIIQDRHSSMRYALHVVTSSSTLKCICLVSFFYDMGMSGISSVLMYYLKSAFDFNKNQFSEILVMVGVGSIITQMLVFPIVNPLVGERVVLRIALLASITYALLYGLAWASWVPYFGALFRMVYILERPSTNAIVSKASSPNDQGKTQGLVAGAEAIGSFLAPLVMSPLTSWFLSSNAPFNCKGFSLICAAFALAMAFYFAWILPEAPSVQDENAERVPLLA comes from the exons atggaggggAATGTGTGTATAAGCAGAGAGCAGTTGAAACTACTTTTGCACTTACTAGTACCACTATGTATTTATTGGACTGCTGAAGAGATGTCTGTTCCTGTTATTGCTGATATCTCCACTAATGCTCTTTGTCCTGGAAAATCCACTTGCTCTGAAGCTATTTACATCAATGGTCTTCAGCAAATG GTGGttggaatttgcaaaatggttGTCATTCCGGTTCTTGGTCAACTTGCTGATGAGTATGGGCGTAAACCTTTACTCCTTTTAATCGTATCTACCGCTATTTTTCCCAGTG CTATATTGGCTATAGATGATTCAAAAGGATTTGTCTATGCTTATTATGTGCTGCGGATAATTTCTCATATCATGAGTCAAGGAAGTATTTTCTGCATTTCTGCTGCTTATGCA GCAGATATTCTTGATGGTAGTAGCAGGGCTGCAGCTTTCGGGTGGATGCACGGAattttatctttatctcatgttttgGGGAACCTTCTTGCCCGTTTACTTCCTGGAACCTACATATTCGAG GTTTCGGTGGCACTCTTGATCATTGCTCCGATGTACATGATATTTTTTCTTACCGAGACAGTTAAGCCAACTCCAAACCTTAACCAACATTCACGTTGGTCAAGCAAGGTGTACAAAATTATTCAGGATCGACATAGCTCAATGAGATACGCATTACACGTGGTAACAAGCAG TTCAACTCTCAAGTGCATTTGTCTTGTTTCGTTCTTCTATGACATGGGAATGTCTGGTATCAGCAGTGTGTTAATG TACTATCTGAAGTCAGCTTTTGATTTCAACAAGAACCAATTCTCAGAAATTCTAGTGATGGTGGGAGTAGGTTCAATAATCACTCAG ATGCTGGTTTTTCCTATTGTCAACCCATTAGTTGGAGAAAGAGTGGTACTCAGAATAGCCTTGCTAGCATCAATCACATAT GCATTGCTCTACGGCTTGGCATGGGCATCGTGG GTGCCTTACTTTGGTGCTTTATTTCGGATGGTTTATATCCTTGAGCGCCCTTCT ACTAATGCGATTGTATCTAAAGCATCAAGCCCAAACGATCAG GGAAAAACTCAAGGACTAGTTGCTGGAGCGGAAGCGATTGGAAGTTTTTTAGCCCCTCTTGTAATGAGTCCGTTGACCT CTTGGTTCTTGTCTAGCAATGCACCTTTCAACTGCAAAGGCTTCAGCTTGATTTGTGCTGCTTTTGCTTTG GCGATGGCATTTTATTTTGCTTGGATACTACCAGAAGCACCATCAGTCCAAGACGAAAATGCAGAAAGAGTGCCACTTCTAGCATAA